The genomic DNA CTGTGGCCCAGAGAAGCCCAGCTGGTAGAGAGGTGGGGCTCTTGTCCTGCCTGCCCCCTTGCTTATCTTAGTATAAAGCTGGTATACGgtgtcactgagccatcttaccaggcTCCCTCTTCTCATCTTCCAAGGGCCTGTGACCTGTGTCACTTAGAGCTTGTGGGAGCAAATGCATCTATGAAATCCCATATGTAGGTCACAAGGCACAGAAGGAGGGGGCAGTTAAGCAAGCTGCTACTCCATCCCTGCCTTAAGGCTCTAGTTCAGGAAGCCTGCTGGGCGGaggcctcctctgcctctctgtgcaaAGGTTTGTGGAGAAGAACAGAAGACCTGGAGGGGAAATGAGGCTGGGGAAACAGGGAATCAGGCTCAGATGAGTGAGGGGCACagccactggggggggggggtgaaggcaGGAAACCAGGGCGGCTCTGGGAGACTGAGGGCCTCTGCCCTGCAGGAGGCTGGTTAGAGGGGGTACTACCCCGATCCCAGGAACAGCACCATGGTGGCTGTGGATGCccagaaaagaggaggaaaggaagagaaaggaaaggaagtacCTTAGATCCTGAGGTTCCAGGTAGACTGTAAAGATCCAATTGGCCTTGTCAAGACAGGGATGATGACACATGCCAGGTAAAGCTGACATGGCCATCAGGGATGCCCCAATGCACAGCCATCTTTGTGACCTGTTCCAGATCCCATGTCTTTCACAGCTTGTGTGGGCCCATGAGGCAGGTCAAGGTAGAAGGGGAGACCCTGGGAGAAGATATATGACCTTCTGGGGCTGGGGGCTATCTCAGCATTGAGACCATCAACTCAAAAAATATGAGGCTGTGGTAAGTAGGAACTGGAGCAaggatgctgggggagggggatctGGCAGTGGCCTCAAGGATAGGTGACATGGGAGATGGCACAGGGCAGGGGACCtggcagccctgggaggcagccaGCCACTCCTCAGGCCTCTCTGAGTGGATGTGTTGTCTATGAGAGATGAACGACGGGTGTGAACCTCTCCTGGCGTCTGTAAACGCTCCTTCACCTTTGTGACCTGTTCCAGAGTTAGAGACAGAGGTACTGCAGAAGCCCTGGGCAGCCCTGAACACAGGACAAACACTTggaagacatacacacatacacacacacacacacacacacatacacacacacacacacacacacacacacacacacacacatggcggGGGGGGGACGTGGGCGGTGCTCACATGTGTTTGGTGTTGTAAGGACAGATGCACgcccacacacaagcacaagctGCCAGTGCTGGGCCTCAGACCCCTGGGTATGTGGCCAGGAGGGATGAAGTCAGCCTCGGAGAATCCGCCCTGGGCTCCCACACCAGGCCTGGGGGGCTGATCTCAAGTACAAGGCTCGGACTTCTCTGGGTTGGGATTTTCCATGGTCCTAGCCTAgcagggtagggagggaggaaaccaATACTTGGGAAGTCTAGTGCCCTATCTCTGCTTCTTTGTGTGCCCTAAACTAGAATGCACCCCAACTCCATCCCCATGCCCCATTTTCTCCGTGATCAGGGGAGGAGGAGCTTAGAGGGTCCCCTTGCACAATGCTtggccacctcctcctctggAAAGTCCTTGTTCCCCCTTTCCCAACCTGATTCACTCCCAACTCCTgcgatttgtttgtttcttttgttctgtttttgtttttagagacagggtttctctattttagccctggctgccctgaaactctttatgtagaccaaggctggcctcaaactcatagagatcagcctgcctcgcttctccgagtgctgagattaaaggcgtgcgccactgccacctggctcagctcctttgattttttttttttttcctttgatttttaaagtgagaTTGCGAACCCTACTCAGGGCTGAATCATGCATGAGTGGGCTGAACAGAGTGGGTAACTCCCCTTAGTTGAGAGAGACCTTCTGTATCTCCCACCATCCCTGTTCCCAATACTGACATATTCGCAGCCCTAAAGCATCCTTTCTACTGTGTGTCTCTCAGGGCAGAGCCTGACTTTGATGCATGCCAACCTGTCCACTTGGGTACCAAGAACACTGCCTTTAGGGGAGAAGTATTTTAATCCAAAATGAACTATGGGGCTCGGGGCAGTAGCCAGAGCCTGCTGAGCATCCAGCACCGAACTCCAGACATGGACCTTGCCCTATTCTACCCTCCTCTGAACCAAATGGCTTCCTTGAAAAGTCACAGGCCACAGAGAGGCACCAGAAAACCCACTGGCTTAAGGCTCAGATGAGCATtccctggcctgcctctgccagctTTGTGGCATTTGaggccttttttttcccccctcagccCAGAGGTGGGGCCCTCCTGGCTGAGCTTTGACGAGCTGAGGTCTTGCATTCTAAGAAAAGCAGCCACAAAAGTGTACCACCCGATAGGTTAAAACATCCTCTCCTCCAAGGGACTCCCAGGACAAGTTAGTACAAAGGTATGTTAGCCTGCTGCAGGTGTTGTCAAGCTGGCAACAGGGCTCGATGGAGCTGTTTGGCATGGCATCATAGAAGCCCCCCTACCCCCAATTCCAATTCACCCCCAGCTCCTGTGGTTTTCAAAGTGGAATTCAGGATTAGACTCAAGGCTGTGCGGTGGATATGACACAGTAGATGCTCCGCCCTCccttgcctcccccccccacacccccaccccccccccgccagcctctccttcctctagCCTTCAGTTCCAGGAGCCCCCAAGCAGCAGCCCTTCAATTAGGCCACTTTTAGCCAGAGACAGCATTATCCAATACTGATAGACATGGAGGAGCCAAGACTGGACTGGGCACCAGCACCCTTGGGTCACAAAGGCTCTTCTTCACCTGAGAGCCCTGGTATAGCAACCCTGGCATGGGGAAGAGAATTGTGGGCAGAGGGCACAGCCCCAGGGAGTACTGTGTGTGCGGTGAGAACTCAGTGGAAATCTTGACAAGAAAGCAGACAGCCCTGTATGGAGATTCAGCAAGgggattctaggacagccaaggatgggCTGATGGCCATCCAGCACTGGCCAGACGCAACAGTTGGCCCCTGTCACAGTAACAGCACATGTGGAAGCTGCCCATCTGGCAGAGGAAGACTGCTCCACCCTGACCCTTGTGTGCAGATGACCTGGCCTTCCCAAGAATAGGTCACATCTTCATCCCTGGGGAAAGCCAGAGGATGGCCTGTGTCCAGACATTTCCTGGGACTCTCCCTCGGAGCCAAGATGAAAGTGAGGCAGTAGAGCACTGGCCTGGGCTATGTTTTAGGGAACAGCATAAAGCACAGTACCCAagataagaaatatttaatatatttttcaaaagcaaaaccaatacaaaaaaaaaaaatctgcaacgAACAAATATCCCGGTTCAAACAAAGGACTCATGTTTTTTCAGTTTGCCTCAGGTTCTGGAAACATTACTATTTAAGGTTGGACATATTTGTTCATAACAGGTTTTTAATGCACTGAAATGTTACTTATCTTTATTACTCGGGTTTTTTTTTCCCGTGCTGGATTTGAATGTTATGCCCAGGCCAGTGGGCCCTGGCACCCCAGTTTTGTGGCTCCCGTCAGGAGTCTGTAAATTATGTCTGTTCAAGGGCTGCTCTCTGACCTCCTACTTGTCTCACCAAGGGCTAGCTAGCTCACAGAGGTCCAGGCATGGGGACATCCCTTCAGAAGCATCCCTAAGGCCTCTCGCCCCTCAAGTCCAGTGTTTCCATGACTGTTGCCTCACTCACCGTATGTGTGGGCATACATTTCTAAGAGTGTTAGAAGATTCCACAGCTAGAAGAGGGAGAAGTGAGAAGCAGGGTTTCCTCACTTGTCCCTGGATGACCCCAGCCACATCAGTACTTCTTAAAGCCTCGCTAGTCCTTCCAAGGTCACCCCAAAGCCAGGGTCAGAATGCAAGCCTTTGGCCCTGATAGATAATACCTGGATACAGggcaggctgggaggagaggcacaCCTGGGCTATTGGCTACGCGGTCCTTGCTCGGCCACTACCGGGAGGCCTTTGGTAAGAGAAAAGGGGTCTGCACCTTTGAGGCAGCATTCACCAAGGCGCTGGTGGACCATACTCACCGCGACCATTCTGGTTGGGTCGGTACACACTACCCACGCTGAGACGGCCCTGCTGGGCGCCGTTCCGCTCCCCACCCGACGAGGGCGCGTCAGAGCTGCGCACAGGCAGGTAAGGCGGCTCCAGCACGCGGAATGGGGGCTGTGGCTCCACTGCACGAGGAGGGACATAGGCCTCGGGCGGTACATTGGCTGCATAGGGCGGGTACCAGCCGAGGCGGGGATCTCCAGGGCCAGCATAGGTGTTACCGGCCCCGGCGGGGGCCTGCGCCACCTCGGTGCTGGGATCAGGATAGGCTTGCTCGAAGCCGGGGGTGCCTTCATTGTACAGGCTGTGCGAGTAGCGACGGTCAAGGCCGTCGGAGGGTTggggctgcggctgcggctgcggtTGAGGCTGCGGCTGGGACTGGGGCACATAGGGCCTCTCCGGGGCTGGGTAGAAGCCCTGGGCCGGGTACTCGGGCTGCTCCTCGCCGCCACCGCCATACTCCTCGTAGCGCGCCCGGGGCTGGAAAGGATAGATGACCCCAGCCGAGGCTACAGCCGTCGCCCCCGCGCTCATGCCGCCGCCCGCACCGCGGTAATACACGTAGCCCTGGTCGTAGGTCCGCGATGCGGGGTCGTAGTTCTCATATTGGCTTACGAAGGGCGCCTGCGGGTAGGGGAACTGCTGAGGGTAGGAGGACGGCTGGCGGTAGGTGGTAGCGAAGGCTGAGGCCGAGAcggaggaggaggtggagcccCCGTGCCGTTGCTGGGAGACGGAGGTGCGGGCCCGAGCCATGCCGTTATTGTCCCCGACGGCTACCTCTCTCCAGTTGTCGGGCACCTGGCCGAAGCCGAATGGGTGCCGCGTTTGGCCACGCACAGTGTCCGAACCCACACGcccaggcaggggcagggacggCGCCTGCCGACGCCTGGGTCCCCCTTGGCTGCGCCGCTGCGACGTTTGGGGAGCGCCTGCCAGCAGCACCCTGGAGCTACTCTCCCCTCGTTGGGGCCCTGCGGGCAGGTACTCAGAGCCCGAGTTGAGCAGGCTGTACACCTGCCCGTTGTTCTCCCACTGGATCAGCTGCCGCCAGCGTCCCGGGTCCGAACCCTGTCCTGGCTGCGCCTGCTGCCCGTGCACCAGGACACACAGGCAAGCGCCCCACACCAGGGTCCCCAGTTGGCTGCAGGCTCCGGCCAGAGCCATGGTGGCCCTTCTGCAGAGGCCAAGTGGGCAGAGAGGCTCTCAGGAGTAGGCCCCGgtgcttgcttctctttccaCGGCCTCGAGGACAGAACGGCTCCTCGCCTGCCCAAGCTCTAGCTTTGTCCATCCTGGCCTTGTCCCGAGCGGGACGGCTCCTCCGATGACAACATTTCGAGGCCAAGgggtcagggcagggcaggggcggTGCCCAGGGCTGTACGAAGCTTTCTGCAGGGCACGGGACGGGCAGGACCTCCTGGGGCCCTTACATGGCCAGCCCCACGCTGGCTGCTCGCTAGGCTGGCGCTTTCCCACTCTGAATGAATAAGCAACAGGCTGGAAGTGTCCGGAGGTTTCCGAAACCTGGTCCGCCTTCTGGGGCCTCCTCCGCGGGGCCCTATGGCCCGCCGGGTTTTAGCTATGTGGCCTGTCCCACAGAGTAGTGCTCCCTCAATCCTCATAGCTTCCAGCCAAACCACAGACCTGCCTATGAGGCAGGGAATAGGAAGGGGCCCCTGGGGACTCAGGCCTGGTAACTGGGGTTTCTGGCAAGCACAGTAGGATTAAGATGTGGCCATTACCCTGCTGGTTCCACTCATCTCTGGATACAGTTTTCCTGAATTCTACTTTCCTCATTGGCCTTACCTCTTCCCAGGGCTCTTGGGAtgccttctcccttctccaaAGCTAGTGCTAAGAGACATCTTTGTTGGTGACCCTCCCTGGGGGAGATGCTTACCTCTAGCTGGGGTCACCCTGTACTTCTGCATCCTGAGGACCCTTGGCACTTGGTCCTGAGTACAAGACATTGGACCTTGAGTTCAGGCATGGAGACTAGGGGGTAAGGGAAGTGTCTCTGGGCTGAGCAGGACTTGGGAGCTCATGGTTGGATACTGACTTCACGCATCCCCAGTGGTATCTGTCTCATGAGCAGATAGCTAGAAATAGTCCAAGTATACACATGGATAAGGTGACCCCAGCAGCTGGCTGCTTTGGATATGGGATAGGGTCATTGTAAGGCAGGGAACCATTAGCATACATAAGCAGAGAGGGAGGACTTGGGAGAACCATGGCTTGGGAATCTTGACTAAGTTCCTTCCCAGCTCTGATCTAGTGGACACATTTGATCAATGGAAGATTATTCTGCGTAGCTCCATTTGTTCTGGCCGATTCCCTGCTCCCTCTGAGGGTGGCAGGGATAAAAAGAAAGGTCCCAGAAGTTCCAACTTAATCCTTACCCAAGTAAGTCTCAACTTTTACTTGGTACCCAAGAAGCCACACTTTAAATGCCTCTCCTAAAGACTTCCCCCCAGGAGTTGTCTTCTCCAGCAAAAATTACCCCTGAGGTTtatgaacaaaggaaggaaggacctgTCCTCAAAATGCCTGATGACTCTGTTTCAGAAACTCCTGGAACTCATCTCAGGAGGACACAGCCAGAATGGCGCTATTTGGGAACAAAGACCCCTCTGCCCTCCATCCTTACCAGGAAGCATTTATTGACCCACTGAACTGTTTTTCAGGACTGAAGcttcatttatgtattttgggaCATTAAATATCTATAATCTAGCTAGAGAAGCGAGGGGCTTGAAACAGCACTCCTGCCCTTGTCACCACAGTGACTGACTAGGCGGAGGACAAGCAAGCCTTGGTTCAAGTGAGGCCTGGGACCTGGAGGGTTaagccttctctccctcctgcttgcCCCCTGCAGTGTTGGCCTCAGCTGCTTAGAATCCCTGGGGTCCTGTAGGGCCTTCCAGCCAGCCAGATGGGCAGCTGAGGAGAAGTGGAAATTGGCCTTAGGGCACCTTGGGCTTGGAGAGGAAGGAAGCGGGAATTGAGGCTGGATATGGAATAGTTTTGAGGTGGGAAGGGGGTTAACAGGACCCTTTTTTGCTggcgggagtgggggggggcagggaacagGCGCTGCATCAAGGTTTTGGGGTGGGGAGATCAAGGCACAGGCCATGGTGCTCAGCACTCTGCTGGAAGCCAGCACTTGGCATGAAACCCTAGCTGGAGTTGGCtcgggttcttttttcttttttcttaataaggTCGAATCAGAGTGAGTCAGAAGAGCCAAGTTTCCTGTTAGGCTGTGTTTGAATAAACTCTGCTCTGAACAGAGCTTGGGCCTCTGCACAGAATCCCTTGCGTGGGCCAGGACTGTGGGGCTGCCAGCCAGCTTGACTGAGGCCAGAGCCCTGGGGTCCACAGGATAGCCTGAGCCCCTGGCCTAGCTGACCACTCCCCAGGGAAGCGGTAAGCTCTCTTGCAACCTTGCAGCCTTGCCTctgacctgggggagggggcggggcagatttgggaaggagaaatgaaggaTTATGAAAGGTATCCAGAACAGCGCCAGACATATGGccactgtttttcttccttttgactCGGTGAGCAAAGGGAGGGGTTTATCTCTGGAGGGTGGGTGGCCCCACCTCattttctttgtccctttcttgtttttaatccaTCTTCATCTTTCCTTGCCCAAGGAAGGTTGTGGTCCGTCTTTCATAAGGACAGGGTCTCTGCCTGCCAGTTAGGCCAAGCTGGCAAACCGTGGGACCTCAGGGACCCTTTTTCTTCATGGCAGAACAtctgccctctcttccctttcctggtGCCCAGGAGGCCAcgctgcctctacctctctacATGCCACAGAAGCTGGCAGTGTCTTAGCATTCCTAGGCTCAATCCTACAGTTTGAGGATCTGAAGGAGACCTAGGCCAGGGATGGAGGGTAAAGAGCACAGGTCAGATCAGGGTTTGGACCCCACCAGGCTAGTCGGGGACAGAGCTGTCTTAAGGTGAGGCAGCTTCTTGGCCAGCCCGGATCTTACTGCTGTTCCCATCCAGGATTTTAAGACATGGGCATGTGACTGAGTGCCTGAGGCATACTGCCAGTTCCTGGTACTAGGTTCTAGTCTAAAGGGAACCCTTGGAGGGCT from Acomys russatus chromosome 14, mAcoRus1.1, whole genome shotgun sequence includes the following:
- the Loxl1 gene encoding lysyl oxidase homolog 1; amino-acid sequence: MALAGACSQLGTLVWGACLCVLVHGQQAQPGQGSDPGRWRQLIQWENNGQVYSLLNSGSEYLPAGPQRGESSSRVLLAGAPQTSQRRSQGGPRRRQAPSLPLPGRVGSDTVRGQTRHPFGFGQVPDNWREVAVGDNNGMARARTSVSQQRHGGSTSSSVSASAFATTYRQPSSYPQQFPYPQAPFVSQYENYDPASRTYDQGYVYYRGAGGGMSAGATAVASAGVIYPFQPRARYEEYGGGGEEQPEYPAQGFYPAPERPYVPQSQPQPQPQPQPQPQPSDGLDRRYSHSLYNEGTPGFEQAYPDPSTEVAQAPAGAGNTYAGPGDPRLGWYPPYAANVPPEAYVPPRAVEPQPPFRVLEPPYLPVRSSDAPSSGGERNGAQQGRLSVGSVYRPNQNGRGLPDLVPDPNYVQASTYVQRAHLYSLRCAAEEKCLASTAYAPEATDYDLRVLLRFPQRVKNQGTADFLPNRPRHTWEWHSCHQHYHSMDEFSHYDLLDAATGKKVAEGHKASFCLEDSTCDFGNLKRYACTSHTQGLSPGCYDTYNADIDCQWIDITDVQPGNYILKVHVNPKYIVLESDFTNNVVRCNIHYTGRYVSTTNCKIVQS